From Solanum lycopersicum chromosome 8, SLM_r2.1, the proteins below share one genomic window:
- the LOC101250828 gene encoding probable carotenoid cleavage dioxygenase 4, chloroplastic — protein sequence MNALSSTFLSTLPQHPKSILSFNNNYYYYYSRNTSSFTLKVFSIGDEKSIPSPPKRAQIPSRKPSLPSNIFNAFDDFVNTYIDPPRKSYVDPKYVLSNNFAPVDELPPTECEVVEGSLPPCLDGAYIRNGPNPQYLPRGPYHLFDGDGMLHSIKISQGKATFCSRFVKTYKYNIENEAGFQIIPNVFSGFNGIIPSVTRGAITLARIITRQFNPADGIGLANTSLALFGGKLFALGESDLPYAVKITSDGDIITLGRHNFNGKLVWGMTAHPKIDPDTNEAFAYRYGPFPPFLIYFRVDPNGIKTADVPIFSIKRPTLFHDIAITKKYAIFSDIQIGMNPIKFILAGGSPVGINSRKISRLGVIPRYAKGESEMRWFDVPGFNNLHAINAWEEDGGDTIVLIAPNILSVEHTLERMDMIHGCVEKVKINLNSGVVSRHPISTRNLDFGVINPTYVGKKNKYVYAAIGYPPPKLSGIVKLDVSIAEVDRRDCIVACRTFGEGCFCGEPFFVAKNNLGANEDDGYVMLYVHNEKTEESNFLVMDATSPNLDIVANVKLPRRVPYGFHGIFVRESDLNML from the exons ATGAATGCTTTGTCTTCAACTTTTCTTTCTACATTACCACAACACCCTAAAtctattctttcttttaataataattattattattattattctcgtAACACGTCTTCTTTTACTCTAAAAGTTTTCTCCATTGGTGATGAAAAGTCAATCCCTTCGCCACCAAAAAGAGCACAAATACCCTCAAGAAAACCATCACTTCCTTCGAATATCTTCAACGCATTTGACGATTTTGTGAATACTTACATTGATCCTCCTAGAAAATCTTACGTTGATCCAAAATACGTACTTTCTAACAATTTCGCTCCAGTAGATGAGCTTCCACCTACTGAATGCGAAGTAGTAGAAGGCTCCCTTCCACCTTGCCTAGATGGCGCGTATATTAGAAATGGACCTAACCCTCAATATCTTCCACGTGGACCTTACCATCTTTTCGACGGTGATGGAATGCTTCACTCCATTAAAATTTCCCAAGGTAAAGCTACGTTTTGTAGTCGATTTGTCAAAACTTACAAATACAACATCGAAAATGAAGCCGGTTTTCAAATTATCCCTAACGTTTTTTCCGGTTTCAACGGTATTATCCCCTCGGTCACACGTGGCGCTATTACCTTGGCCCGAATCATTACGAGACAGTTCAATCCCGCAGACGGTATAGGCCTTGCGAATACAAGCTTAGCTTTATTCGGGGGTAAACTTTTTGCCCTCGGTGAATCTGATTTACCATATGCAGTAAAAATAACCTCAGACGGTGATATTATTACCCTTGGCCGTCATAATTTTAACGGAAAACTTGTCTGGGGCATGACAGCTCATCCGAAAATCGACCCCGATACTAACGAGGCTTTTGCTTACCGTTACGGTCCGTTTCCGCCGTTTTTAATTTACTTTCGGGTCGACCCGAATGGTATAAAAACCGCAGACGTGCCGATATTTTCAATTAAACGTCCAACATTGTTCCATGACATtgcaatcacaaaaaaataCGCCATATTTTCGGACATACAAATAGGAATGAACCCGATCAAGTTCATACTCGCCGGTGGTTCACCGGTGGGTATAAACTCGAGGAAAATCTCCCGACTTGGAGTGATTCCACGTTATGCCAAGGGTGAATCGGAAATGAGGTGGTTTGATGTGCCAGGGTTTAATAATTTACACGCGATTAACGCGTGGGAAGAGGATGGAGGCGATACGATAGTATTAATTGCACCAAATATATTATCGGTAGAGCATACACTAGAAAGGATGGATATGATACATGGATGTGTTGAGAAAgtcaaaattaatttgaatagtGGGGTAGTGAGTAGACATCCAATTTCTACTAGAAATCTTGATTTTGGAGTCATAAATCCAACTTATGTTGGGAAGAAAAACAA GTATGTATATGCAGCGATTGGGTACCCTCCACCTAAGTTATCAGGGATCGTAAAATTGGACGTATCGATCGCGGAAGTTGATCGTCGCGATTGCATAGTGGCATGTAGGACGTTTGGAGAAGGTTGCTTTTGCGGTGAGCCATTTTTCGTGGCGAAAAATAATTTGGGAGCTAACGAAGACGATGGCTACGTAATGTTGTACGTGCATAATGAGAAGACAGAGGAATCAAATTTTTTGGTCATGGATGCAACATCACCTAATCTTGATATTGTGGCTAATGTTAAATTGCCTCGTCGAGTTCCTTATGGTTTTCATGGGATTTTCGTAAGGGAAAGTGATCTTAAtatgctataa
- the LOC101250535 gene encoding probable carotenoid cleavage dioxygenase 4, chloroplastic, with translation MDALSSTFLSTLSQNPKSLLSPYNNNNNNYHYYSPTLKVFSVRIEERPQTTTTITKPQEKSTPSPPKPSPKREPIPSRKPIEPSFPSFIFNAFDDFVNTFIDPPRKSSVDPRYVLSNNFAPVDELPPTECEVVEGSLPPCLDGAYIRNGPNPQYLPRGPYHLFDGDGMLHSIKISQGKATLCSRFVKTYKYNIENEAGSPIIPNVFSGFNGLTASAARGALTAARAIAGQFNPANGIGLANTSLALFGGKLFALGESDLPYEVKIAPNGDIFTLGRHDFNGKLSMSMTAHPKIDHETNEAFAFRYGPIPPFITYFRVNPDGTKTQDVPIFSMTRPSFLHDFAITKKYAIFSDIQIGMNPIDLLTGGSPVGTDSGKIPRIGVIPRYAKDESEMRWFDVSGFNIVHAINAWDEDGGDTIVLIAPNILSVEHTLERMDMIHASVEKVKINLKTGMVSRHPISTRNLDFGVINPAYVGKKNKYVYAAIGGPMPKVIGIAKLDVSVAEIDRRDCIVACRIFGKDCYGGEPFFVPKNPSIDEDDGYVVSYVHNEKTGESNFLVMDATSPNLDIVANVKLPRRVPYGFHGLFVSENDLMKL, from the exons atggATGCTTTGTCTTCAACTTTCCTTTCTACATTATCACAAAACCCTAAATCTCTTCTTTCtccttataataataataataataattatcattacTATTCTCCTACTCTAAAAGTATTTTCTGTTAGAATTGAAGAAAGACCACAAACAACCACAACTATAACAAAACCACAAGAAAAATCAACCCCTTCACCACCAAAACCATCTCCAAAAAGAGAACCAATACCCTCAAGAAAACCTATTGAACCATCATTTCCCTCTTTTATCTTCAATGCATTCGATGATTTCGTAAATACTTTTATTGATCCACCTAGGAAATCGTCTGTTGATCCAAGGTATGTTCTCTCTAACAACTTCGCTCCAGTAGACGAACTTCCTCCTACCGAATGCGAAGTAGTGGAAGGCTCCCTTCCACCTTGCCTAGATGGCGCGTATATTAGAAATGGACCTAACCCTCAATATCTTCCACGTGGACCTTACCATCTATTCGACGGTGATGGAATGCTTCACTCCATTAAAATTTCCCAAGGTAAAGCTACGTTATGTAGTCGATTTGTCAAAACTTACAAGTACAACATCGAAAATGAAGCCGGGTCACCCATTATTCCTAATGTGTTCTCCGGTTTCAACGGTCTAACCGCCTCGGCCGCGCGTGGTGCACTCACCGCGGCCCGAGCTATTGCGGGACAGTTTAATCCCGCAAACGGTATAGGCCTTGCGAATACAAGCTTAGCTTTATTTGGAGGTAAACTTTTCGCCCTCGGTGAATCTGATTTACCATATGAGGTAAAAATAGCCCCAAATGGTGACATTTTTACCCTCGGCCGTCACGATTTTAACGGAAAGCTTTCTATGAGCATGACGGCACATCCGAAAATCGACCACGAAACTAACGAGGCTTTTGCTTTCCGTTACGGCCCGATACCTCCGTTTATAACTTACTTTCGGGTCAACCCGGATGGTACAAAAACCCAGGATGTACCCATATTCTCAATGACCCGCCCCTCATTTCTTCACGACTTCGCAATCACAAAAAAATACGCGATATTTTCGGACATACAAATTGGAATGAATCCAATTGATTTACTCACCGGTGGTTCACCGGTGGGTACTGACTCGGGGAAAATTCCCCGAATTGGTGTGATACCACGTTACGCCAAAGATGAGTCGGAAATGAGGTGGTTCGATGTATCAGGATTTAATATTGTACACGCGATAAACGCGTGGGATGAGGATGGAGGTGATACGATAGTGTTGATCGCGCCGAATATATTATCGGTGGAACATACACTAGAGAGGATGGACATGATACATGCAAGTGTTgagaaagtgaaaataaatttgaagacAGGAATGGTGAGCAGACATCCAATTTCTACAAGAAATCTTGATTTTGGAGTCATCAATCCAGCTTATGTTGGAAAAAAGAACAA GTACGTATATGCAGCCATTGGGGGTCCTATGCCAAAAGTAATAGGGATAGCAAAATTAGACGTATCCGTAGCAGAAATTGATCGTCGCGATTGCATCGTGGCATGTCGTATATTTGGAAAAGATTGCTATGGTGGTGAACCATTTTTCGTGCCTAAAAATCCTTCGATTGATGAAGACGATGGCTACGTGGTGTCATACGTACACAATGAGAAGACAGGGGAATCAAATTTTTTGGTCATGGATGCAACATCACCTAATCTTGACATTGTGGCTAATGTCAAATTGCCTCGTCGTGTGCCTTACGGTTTCCATGGACTTTTCGTGAGTGAAAATGATCTTATGAAGCTATAA
- the LOC101244983 gene encoding pentatricopeptide repeat-containing protein At1g31790 produces the protein MAITSSYPKPPLLHTKITSKNSKKWIPITTHSISNTPLQFQLPLHKPHYKIHQPIKPEIKKTTDPSCTISDVLRLMDSLGFNIPVDVYVSLIKECTESRDPLNAVEVYEHVCKSDVIPSLPLLNRLLLMLVLCGCFEQARQLFDKMRVRNSQSWAAMIAGCVENGECVGALRLFMEMQSEAGNLCKCGDLIDDGILVCVLKACVELMNLEFGRQIHGWLLKLGNCESMVLNSFLIKFYGEFGYLESADNVFDHVPHCNTVVWTARIGNLCKEEQFEGAIRIFREMVSEGVKKNSFTFSSILKACGKLRDAGCCGQQIHATSVKVGLDTDSYVLCSLIDMYGKYGLLKDARRVFNAREDKSNIACWNAMLMGCIQHGFGVEAMKVLYEMKEAGLQPHESLINEVLLVCGSSNIEKMNA, from the coding sequence ATGGCGATCACATCATCCTACCCAAAACCACCATTGTTGCATACTAAAATTACTTCAAAAAACTCCAAGAAATGGATACCCATCACTACCCATTCCATTTCCAACACCCCCCTTCAATTCCAATTGCCTCTACATAAACCTCACTACAAAATACACCAACCCATTAAGCcagaaatcaagaaaactacAGACCCAAGTTGCACAATCTCTGATGTTTTAAGGCTAATGGATAGTCTTGGTTTTAACATACCAGTTGACGTATACGTTTCCCTTATCAAAGAATGCACTGAATCTCGTGACCCTCTAAACGCGGTCGAAGTCTATGAGCATGTCTGTAAAAGTGATGTAATTCCTAGCCTGCCATTACTGAATCGTTTGTTGCTGATGCTTGTGTTATGTGGTTGTTTTGAGCAGGCCCGCCAACTGTTTGATAAAATGCGTGTGAGAAATTCTCAGTCTTGGGCTGCGATGATCGCGGGGTGTGTTGAAAATGGAGAGTGTGTAGGAGCTTTGCGTTTGTTTATGGAGATGCAGAGTGAGGCGGGAAACTTGTGTAAGTGTGGTGATTTAATTGATGATGGGATATTGGTGTGTGTTCTTAAGGCTTGTGTGGAATTGATGAATTTGGAATTTGGGAGACAGATTCATGGATGGTTATTGAAGTTGGGTAATTGTGAAAGTATGGTTTTGAATAgttttttgatcaaattttatgGGGAGTTTGGTTATCTGGAAAGCGCGGATAATGTGTTTGATCATGTTCCACATTGTAATACAGTTGTTTGGACAGCTAGAATTGGCAATTTGTGTAAAGAGGAACAGTTTGAGGGCGCAATAAGGATTTTCAGGGAGATGGTAAGTGAAGgagtaaagaaaaatagttttacaTTTTCAAGTATTCTTAAAGCGTGTGGGAAGTTGAGGGATGCTGGATGTTGTGGTCAACAGATTCATGCTACTTCCGTCAAGGTAGGACTTGATACGGATAGTTATGTGCTTTGTAGCTTGATCGACATGTATGGTAAATATGGGTTGCTAAAGGATGCTCGGAGGGTTTTTAATGCGCGAGAGGACAAGAGCAATATTGCCTGTTGGAATGCAATGTTGATGGGATGTATACAACATGGTTTCGGTGTTGAAGCCATGAAAGTTCTCTATGAGATGAAAGAAGCTGGTTTGCAGCCACATGAATCCTTGATTAATGAAGTCTTGTTGGTTTGTGGCAGTAGTAATATCGAGAAAATGAATGCCTGA
- the LOC101250242 gene encoding lysine-specific demethylase JMJ32, whose protein sequence is MEEEEPIQNLWQEVRDLTLGISTQINHLSTPPTPLQFLREYVSPNKPCLISNAVNHWPATTLWQSTHYLTNTLSSSSVSLHLTPTGRADALSPNPISPSSLCFASAEVKHLPFPDALNRVLESEMGCVGYLQQQNDCFRSEYGALSKDCDSDFGWASEAFGCLPEAVNLWIGNELSETSFHKDHYENIYAVVSGEKHFLLLPPTDVHRMYITDYPAAEYHYLQDTGEFSLELEEPVRNVPWCSVNPYPSPELKEKEMTKFPLYFNGPRPFEVTVKAGEILYLPSMWFHHVRQSSDSRGLTIAVNYWYDMRFDIKYAYFNFLQLLPHPILCNPASSEKLGLESQHNSSIHNSEDESSMDDVTASANGNLVHHPYTAEK, encoded by the exons atggaagaagaagaaccCATACAAAACCTCTGGCAAGAAGTTCGAGATTTAACCCTAGGCATCTCAAcccaaatcaaccatctctctACCCCACCCACCCCTCTCCAATTCCTCCGTGAATACGTTTCCCCCAACAAGCCTTGCCTCATTTCCAACGCCGTAAACCACTGGCCAGCCACCACTCTGTGGCAATCAACTCATTATCTAACCAATACACTCTCTTCTTCCAGTGTTTCACTTCATCTTACTCCTACAGGCCGTGCTGATGCACTTTCCCCAAACCCCATTTCCCCTTCTTCACTCTGCTTCGCTTCTGCTGAAGTGAAGCATCTTCCTTTTCCTGATGCGTTGAACCGGGTATTGGAATCGGAGATGGGTTGTGTGGGTTATTTGCAGCAGCAGAATGATTGTTTTCGGAGTGAGTATGGGGCGTTGAGTAAAGATTGTGATTCTGATTTTGGTTGGGCTTCTGAGGCTTTTGGGTGTTTACCTGAAGCGGTGAATCTTTGGATTGGGAATGAGTTGTCTGAGACTTCGTTTCATAAGGATCATTATGAGAATATTTATGCTGTTGTCTCTGGGGAGAAGCATTTTTTGCTTCTTCCTCCTACTGATGTTCATAGGATGTATATTACTGACTATCCTGCTGCGGAGTACCACTACTTACAG GATACTGGGGAGTTCTCTTTGGAACTGGAGGAACCAGTTAGGAATGTCCCATGGTGCAGTGTTAATCCATACCCTTCACCGGAGTTGAAAGAGAAGGAAATGACCAAGTTTCCTTTATATTTCAATGGACCAAGACCATTTGAAGTTACAGTCAAGGCAGGCGAGATTCTTTACTT GCCAAGCATGTGGTTTCACCATGTTAGACAGAGCTCAGACAGCAGAGGACTCACCATTGCTGTAAACTACT GGTATGACATGCGATTTGATATCAAATATGCTTACTTCAACTTCTTGCAATTGCTGCCGCATCCCATTCTGTGTAATCCTGCATCATCTGAAAAATTAGGCTTGGAGTCGCAACATAATTCATCTATACACAACTCTGAGGATGAATCCAGCATGGACGATGTCACTGCTTCTGCAAATGGTAATTTAGTACATCATCCTTATACTGCAGAAAAATAA